A stretch of the Hippocampus zosterae strain Florida chromosome 18, ASM2543408v3, whole genome shotgun sequence genome encodes the following:
- the pde8b gene encoding high affinity cAMP-specific and IBMX-insensitive 3',5'-cyclic phosphodiesterase 8B isoform X2 translates to MGCAPSIHVSQSGVIYCRDSDESNSPHQTTTTISQGGGGGALHGLFIKTDAADAIPSVIAYQSRHSSFNSRRERRDTGGGGGGAHVLIEAETQTGDAGVKVSSTERCVGPMRVSQEPIQVLLVFAKEDGQSDALWWACDRAGFRCNIARTPESALECFLDKHHEIVVIDGRHSRYFEPEVVCRMIRARKHSENTVILAVVPQKPSDQDESSVFPLLCAGFSRRFVENTSVSACYNELVQLEYGEVRCHFKLRACNSAFTALEKCQEAVEITSEDHIIQYVNPAFERMMGYHKGELIGKELTELPKSDRNRADLLDAINTCIEKGKEWQGIYYGRKKSGDSMAQHVNITPVVGQGGKIRHFVAIKRPHADNNSQCQVHKYNKEDLCSVEYSHSECHSLLHRDRRKDSMDSRSLSSRSSDAAGSQNRRHSSIARIHSMTIEAPITKVINIINAAQENSPLTVAEALERVLEILRSAELYSPQLASKDDDPHTNDLVGGLMSGGLRRLSGNEYVFSKNISQSQLAIPVALSDVPQSIADMLNDEECWEFNILDLEAATHKRPLTYLGLKIFSSFGVCDFLDCTETSLRSWLQLMEASYHSSNSYHNSTHAADVLHATAYFLRKEQVKSSLDQLDEVAALIAATVHDVDHPGRTNSFLCNAGSELAVLYNDTAVLESHHAALAFQLTMRDGKSNIFKNIERNQFRTLRQAIIDMVLATEMTRHFEHVNKFVNSINKPVVAIEDTNTCSMSSDCEGQTNMKNSPENRLLIKRMLIKCADVANPCRPLELCIEWAGRISEEYFAQTDEEKRQGLPVVMPVFDRNTCSVPKSQLSFIDYFITDMFDAWDAFASLPGLMEHLSENYKYWKTLDDMKCKSLRPPLPS, encoded by the exons ATGGGTTGCGCACCCAGCATCCACGTCTCGCAGAGCGGCGTCATCTACTGCCGCGACTCGGACGAGTCCAACTCGCCACAccagaccaccaccaccatctcgcaggggggcggcggcggcgcgctgcACGGCCTCTTCATCAAGACCGATGCGGCCGACGCCATCCCGTCCGTCATCGCCTACCAGAGCAGACATTCGAGCTTCAACTCCCGCCGGGAGCGCCGGGATACTGGCGGAGGCGGAGGGGGCGCCCACGTCCTCATCGAGGCCGAGACGCAGACCGGCGACGCCGGCGTCAAG GTTTCCTCTACGGAACGATGTGTGGGACCCATGAGAGTGAGCCAGGAGCCCATTCAA GTGTTGCTTGTATTCGCCAAAGAGGACGGCCAGAGCGACGCTTTGTGGTGGGCGTGTGACCGCGCCGGTTTCAGGTGCAACATCGCCCGGACGCCCGAATCTGCACTCGAGTGTTTCCTGGACAAGCATCACGAGATCGTTGTCATTGATGGGCGCCACTCACGCTACTTTGAGCCCGAGGTTGTATGCCG TATGATCCGTGCTAGGAAGCACTCCGAAAACACTGTTATTCTCGCCGTTGTGCCACAAAA GCCATCTGACCAGGATGAATCGTCTGTTTTTCCTCTGCTATGTGCCGGATTCAGCCGA AGGTTTGTGGAGAACACCAGCGTGTCGGCGTGCTATAATGAACTGGTTCAACTTGAGTACGGAGAAGTGCGATGCCACTTCAAACTCAG GGCTTGTAACTCGGCCTTCACGGCTCTGGAAAAGTGCCAGGAAGCCGTGGAGATCACCAGTGAAGACCACATCATACAG TACGTGAACCCCGCCTTTGAACGCATGATGGGCTACCACAAGGGTGAACTGATCGGCAAGGAGCTGACCGAGCTACCGAAGAGCGACAGAAACAGGGCAGATCTCTTGGACGCTATCAACACCTGCATTGAAAAAGGAAAA GAATGGCAGGGAATTTACTACGGAAGAAAAAAGTCGGGTGACAGTATGGCACAACATGTGAATATAACACCAGTCGTCGGGCAAGGAGG GAAGATCCGACACTTTGTAGCCATCAAGAGACCACATGCCGACAACAACAGTCAA TGTCAGGTGCACAAGTATAACAAGGAGGATCTGTGCAGCGTTGAATACTCACACTCAG AGTGCCACTCTCTACTCCACCGCGATAGGAGGAAAGACTCGATGGATTCGAGATCACTCAGCTCACGCAGCAGTGACG CCGCCGGTTCACAGAACCGCAGACACTCCTCCATCGCCAGGATTCACTCCATGACCATCGAGGCTCCCATCACCAAG GTGATCAACATCATCAATGCTGCCCAGGAGAACAGTCCGTTGACGGTGGCTGAGGCTCTGGAGCGCGTTCTGGAGATCCTGAGGTCTGCCGAGCTCTATTCGCCTCAGCTGGCGTCCAAGGATGACGACCCGCACACAAATGACCTGGTCGGCGGGCTTATGAGT GGCGGTCTGCGGCGGCTATCTGGCAACGAGTATGTTTTCTCGAAAA acatcAGCCAAAGCCAGCTGGCAATTCCGGTCGCACTGAGCGACGTCCCTCAGTCCATTGCTGACATGCTTAACGATGAGGAATGCTGGGAGTTCAACATCCTCGACTTGGAGGCGGCCACGCATAAGAG GCCGCTGACTTACCTGGGCCTGAAGATCTTCTCCAGTTTCGGGGTGTGCGACTTCCTCGACTGTACGGAGACGTCGCTGCGCTCTTGGCTGCAGCTGATGGAGGCCAGCTACCACTCGTCCAACTCCTATCATAACTCAACGCATGCTGCCGACGTGTTGCACGCCACTGCATACTTCTTACGCAAGGAGCAAGTCAAG AGCAGTCTCGATCAGCTGGACGAAGTGGCGGCGTTGATTGCGGCCACTGTGCATGATGTGGACCATCCCGGCCGCACCAACTCATTCTTGTGTAACGCTGGCAGCGAGCTGGCTGTCCTGTATAATGACACGGCGGTGCTGGAGAGCCACCACGCTGCCCTCGCCTTCCAGCTCACCATGCGCGACGGCAAGAGTAACATCTTCAAGAACATTGAGCG GAACCAGTTCCGAACGTTGCGACAGGCCATCATTGACATGGTGCTGGCCACGGAGATGACGCGTCATTTTGAACACGTCAACAAGTTTGTCAACAGCATCAACAAGCCCGTGGTGGCCATCGAGGACACCAACACTTGT AGCATGAGCAGCGACTGTGAGggtcaaacaaacatgaagaaCTCTCCAGAGAACCGGCTGCTGATCAAGCGAATGCTAATAAAGTGCGCCGATGTGGCCAACCCATGCAGGCCGCTGGAGCTCTGCATCGAATGGGCGGGGCGCATCTCCGAGGAGTACTTTGCTCAG ACGGATGAAGAGAAGAGGCAGGGGCTGCCCGTGGTGATGCCAGTGTTTGACCGCAACACCTGCAGCGTGCCCAAGTCACAGCTCTCCTTCATCGATTACTTCATCACCGACATGTTTGATGCCTGGGATG CATTTGCCAGCCTGCCGGGTCTCATGGAGCACCTCTCGGAGAACTACAAATACTGGAAGACTCTGGATGACATGAAATGCAAGAGTCTTCGTCCTCCGCTGCCATCTTGA
- the pde8b gene encoding high affinity cAMP-specific and IBMX-insensitive 3',5'-cyclic phosphodiesterase 8B isoform X1 has protein sequence MGCAPSIHVSQSGVIYCRDSDESNSPHQTTTTISQGGGGGALHGLFIKTDAADAIPSVIAYQSRHSSFNSRRERRDTGGGGGGAHVLIEAETQTGDAGVKQVSSTERCVGPMRVSQEPIQVLLVFAKEDGQSDALWWACDRAGFRCNIARTPESALECFLDKHHEIVVIDGRHSRYFEPEVVCRMIRARKHSENTVILAVVPQKPSDQDESSVFPLLCAGFSRRFVENTSVSACYNELVQLEYGEVRCHFKLRACNSAFTALEKCQEAVEITSEDHIIQYVNPAFERMMGYHKGELIGKELTELPKSDRNRADLLDAINTCIEKGKEWQGIYYGRKKSGDSMAQHVNITPVVGQGGKIRHFVAIKRPHADNNSQCQVHKYNKEDLCSVEYSHSECHSLLHRDRRKDSMDSRSLSSRSSDAAGSQNRRHSSIARIHSMTIEAPITKVINIINAAQENSPLTVAEALERVLEILRSAELYSPQLASKDDDPHTNDLVGGLMSGGLRRLSGNEYVFSKNISQSQLAIPVALSDVPQSIADMLNDEECWEFNILDLEAATHKRPLTYLGLKIFSSFGVCDFLDCTETSLRSWLQLMEASYHSSNSYHNSTHAADVLHATAYFLRKEQVKSSLDQLDEVAALIAATVHDVDHPGRTNSFLCNAGSELAVLYNDTAVLESHHAALAFQLTMRDGKSNIFKNIERNQFRTLRQAIIDMVLATEMTRHFEHVNKFVNSINKPVVAIEDTNTCSMSSDCEGQTNMKNSPENRLLIKRMLIKCADVANPCRPLELCIEWAGRISEEYFAQTDEEKRQGLPVVMPVFDRNTCSVPKSQLSFIDYFITDMFDAWDAFASLPGLMEHLSENYKYWKTLDDMKCKSLRPPLPS, from the exons ATGGGTTGCGCACCCAGCATCCACGTCTCGCAGAGCGGCGTCATCTACTGCCGCGACTCGGACGAGTCCAACTCGCCACAccagaccaccaccaccatctcgcaggggggcggcggcggcgcgctgcACGGCCTCTTCATCAAGACCGATGCGGCCGACGCCATCCCGTCCGTCATCGCCTACCAGAGCAGACATTCGAGCTTCAACTCCCGCCGGGAGCGCCGGGATACTGGCGGAGGCGGAGGGGGCGCCCACGTCCTCATCGAGGCCGAGACGCAGACCGGCGACGCCGGCGTCAAG CAGGTTTCCTCTACGGAACGATGTGTGGGACCCATGAGAGTGAGCCAGGAGCCCATTCAA GTGTTGCTTGTATTCGCCAAAGAGGACGGCCAGAGCGACGCTTTGTGGTGGGCGTGTGACCGCGCCGGTTTCAGGTGCAACATCGCCCGGACGCCCGAATCTGCACTCGAGTGTTTCCTGGACAAGCATCACGAGATCGTTGTCATTGATGGGCGCCACTCACGCTACTTTGAGCCCGAGGTTGTATGCCG TATGATCCGTGCTAGGAAGCACTCCGAAAACACTGTTATTCTCGCCGTTGTGCCACAAAA GCCATCTGACCAGGATGAATCGTCTGTTTTTCCTCTGCTATGTGCCGGATTCAGCCGA AGGTTTGTGGAGAACACCAGCGTGTCGGCGTGCTATAATGAACTGGTTCAACTTGAGTACGGAGAAGTGCGATGCCACTTCAAACTCAG GGCTTGTAACTCGGCCTTCACGGCTCTGGAAAAGTGCCAGGAAGCCGTGGAGATCACCAGTGAAGACCACATCATACAG TACGTGAACCCCGCCTTTGAACGCATGATGGGCTACCACAAGGGTGAACTGATCGGCAAGGAGCTGACCGAGCTACCGAAGAGCGACAGAAACAGGGCAGATCTCTTGGACGCTATCAACACCTGCATTGAAAAAGGAAAA GAATGGCAGGGAATTTACTACGGAAGAAAAAAGTCGGGTGACAGTATGGCACAACATGTGAATATAACACCAGTCGTCGGGCAAGGAGG GAAGATCCGACACTTTGTAGCCATCAAGAGACCACATGCCGACAACAACAGTCAA TGTCAGGTGCACAAGTATAACAAGGAGGATCTGTGCAGCGTTGAATACTCACACTCAG AGTGCCACTCTCTACTCCACCGCGATAGGAGGAAAGACTCGATGGATTCGAGATCACTCAGCTCACGCAGCAGTGACG CCGCCGGTTCACAGAACCGCAGACACTCCTCCATCGCCAGGATTCACTCCATGACCATCGAGGCTCCCATCACCAAG GTGATCAACATCATCAATGCTGCCCAGGAGAACAGTCCGTTGACGGTGGCTGAGGCTCTGGAGCGCGTTCTGGAGATCCTGAGGTCTGCCGAGCTCTATTCGCCTCAGCTGGCGTCCAAGGATGACGACCCGCACACAAATGACCTGGTCGGCGGGCTTATGAGT GGCGGTCTGCGGCGGCTATCTGGCAACGAGTATGTTTTCTCGAAAA acatcAGCCAAAGCCAGCTGGCAATTCCGGTCGCACTGAGCGACGTCCCTCAGTCCATTGCTGACATGCTTAACGATGAGGAATGCTGGGAGTTCAACATCCTCGACTTGGAGGCGGCCACGCATAAGAG GCCGCTGACTTACCTGGGCCTGAAGATCTTCTCCAGTTTCGGGGTGTGCGACTTCCTCGACTGTACGGAGACGTCGCTGCGCTCTTGGCTGCAGCTGATGGAGGCCAGCTACCACTCGTCCAACTCCTATCATAACTCAACGCATGCTGCCGACGTGTTGCACGCCACTGCATACTTCTTACGCAAGGAGCAAGTCAAG AGCAGTCTCGATCAGCTGGACGAAGTGGCGGCGTTGATTGCGGCCACTGTGCATGATGTGGACCATCCCGGCCGCACCAACTCATTCTTGTGTAACGCTGGCAGCGAGCTGGCTGTCCTGTATAATGACACGGCGGTGCTGGAGAGCCACCACGCTGCCCTCGCCTTCCAGCTCACCATGCGCGACGGCAAGAGTAACATCTTCAAGAACATTGAGCG GAACCAGTTCCGAACGTTGCGACAGGCCATCATTGACATGGTGCTGGCCACGGAGATGACGCGTCATTTTGAACACGTCAACAAGTTTGTCAACAGCATCAACAAGCCCGTGGTGGCCATCGAGGACACCAACACTTGT AGCATGAGCAGCGACTGTGAGggtcaaacaaacatgaagaaCTCTCCAGAGAACCGGCTGCTGATCAAGCGAATGCTAATAAAGTGCGCCGATGTGGCCAACCCATGCAGGCCGCTGGAGCTCTGCATCGAATGGGCGGGGCGCATCTCCGAGGAGTACTTTGCTCAG ACGGATGAAGAGAAGAGGCAGGGGCTGCCCGTGGTGATGCCAGTGTTTGACCGCAACACCTGCAGCGTGCCCAAGTCACAGCTCTCCTTCATCGATTACTTCATCACCGACATGTTTGATGCCTGGGATG CATTTGCCAGCCTGCCGGGTCTCATGGAGCACCTCTCGGAGAACTACAAATACTGGAAGACTCTGGATGACATGAAATGCAAGAGTCTTCGTCCTCCGCTGCCATCTTGA